In one window of Maribacter sp. BPC-D8 DNA:
- a CDS encoding outer membrane protein assembly factor, translating into MKIKILPFFMLLFASFLLKGQDIRVIELKFEGAKRTKISFVKNLVDVKEGMLLDSVQMNRDILRLKRLPSISHAYYEIKNLANETCEVAYVIEENFTLIPFANLFSSSNDDFAFRIGLQEFNSFGRNITLGAFYQYDNYSSFGLSVRAPYLFSNKLGLAVNYNNFTTLEPVFFQDDTADYKYNNTGFELLGLYELNFKNRIELGFSFFTEDYEYVEGATGVGVPLNLNVDKHLFKFIYDYNSLDYFYHYLEGFRSQLNLQYVGSTNTNLPEFLIGFNDFTYFKRIGDRGNWANRLRLGLASNVDSPFAPFTVDNNLNIRGVGNTIDRGTGMVVLNTEYRQTLIDKNKFVLQGNVFVDGGTWRNPAGGFDDLLKSENLRIYPGVGLRFMHKRVFNAIFRIDYGYGITKDGDNGIVFGIGQYF; encoded by the coding sequence ATGAAAATAAAAATACTTCCCTTTTTTATGCTATTATTTGCCAGTTTCTTATTGAAAGGGCAAGATATAAGGGTGATAGAATTGAAGTTTGAAGGCGCAAAGCGGACTAAGATTTCATTTGTTAAAAATCTGGTAGACGTAAAAGAAGGTATGCTGTTAGATTCTGTTCAAATGAATCGAGACATACTGCGTTTAAAAAGATTGCCGTCTATTTCTCATGCGTATTACGAGATTAAAAATTTAGCAAATGAAACTTGTGAGGTAGCCTATGTTATTGAAGAAAACTTTACGTTAATTCCGTTTGCTAATCTATTTAGTTCTTCAAATGATGATTTTGCTTTTAGAATTGGGCTGCAAGAGTTTAATTCTTTTGGTCGCAACATTACATTAGGCGCTTTTTATCAGTATGATAATTATAGCTCGTTTGGGTTAAGTGTACGAGCACCATACCTATTCTCTAATAAGCTTGGGCTGGCGGTAAATTATAATAATTTCACCACTTTAGAACCTGTATTTTTTCAAGATGATACAGCAGACTATAAGTATAACAATACCGGCTTTGAACTCTTAGGACTTTACGAACTCAATTTTAAAAATAGAATAGAATTGGGCTTTAGCTTTTTTACAGAAGACTATGAATACGTAGAAGGGGCTACTGGTGTGGGCGTACCTTTGAATTTAAATGTAGATAAGCATCTGTTCAAATTTATTTATGACTATAACAGTTTAGATTATTTCTATCACTACTTAGAAGGTTTTAGAAGTCAGCTGAATCTGCAGTATGTGGGCAGTACCAATACAAATTTGCCTGAATTCTTAATCGGGTTCAATGATTTTACCTATTTCAAAAGAATAGGAGATAGGGGTAACTGGGCAAACAGGTTGCGTTTGGGTTTGGCAAGTAATGTTGATAGTCCGTTTGCACCATTCACAGTAGATAATAATTTAAATATTAGAGGGGTGGGTAATACCATTGATAGAGGTACAGGTATGGTTGTTTTAAATACCGAATATCGACAAACTTTAATAGATAAAAATAAGTTTGTACTACAAGGAAATGTATTTGTAGATGGAGGCACATGGCGGAACCCCGCAGGCGGATTTGATGATTTGCTAAAGAGTGAGAATCTTAGAATTTACCCGGGTGTCGGACTCCGATTTATGCACAAGCGAGTTTTCAATGCGATTTTTAGGATAGATTACGGCTACGGAATCACAAAAGACGGCGACAACGGAATTGTCTTTGGTATTGGTCAATATTTTTAG
- a CDS encoding N-acetylmuramoyl-L-alanine amidase family protein translates to MFFSVFCVAQDSLKTVVAEPGDGILSLLRKQGVNPYEAYDEFVALNHHDLRDSVHLVAGRVYVLPRIKLDTVSIVDSLQLQSKEIKELESDSYDIFGEKHKTVIAKSERLKGNVYYLVSGHGGPDPGAMGVYAGKAIAEDEYAYDITLRLAKELLAHGAEVYIIIQDENDGIRDDFVLEIDHDEVAYMDKTIPLNQLARLKQRVDIVNDLYKENRGKYQRLIVTHVDSRSENQNIDVFFYHHEKSKNGEKLAESIHKTFGAKYKKYQPNRTYSGTFEDRTSLYLVKKTHPAMAYIEIGNIRNKKDQVRILDPDNRQALAKWISEGVLLDFEGE, encoded by the coding sequence ATGTTTTTTAGCGTTTTTTGCGTTGCGCAAGATTCGTTGAAAACAGTTGTGGCTGAACCCGGTGACGGAATTTTATCGCTGTTAAGAAAGCAAGGTGTAAATCCGTATGAGGCTTATGATGAGTTTGTAGCCTTAAATCATCATGATTTACGCGATAGTGTGCACCTCGTTGCTGGTAGAGTTTATGTGCTTCCAAGAATAAAATTAGATACTGTGTCTATTGTAGATTCTTTACAGCTGCAGTCAAAAGAAATTAAAGAGCTAGAAAGTGATTCTTATGACATTTTTGGAGAGAAGCATAAAACGGTTATTGCCAAAAGCGAACGGTTAAAAGGTAATGTATATTATTTGGTCTCAGGTCACGGTGGCCCTGATCCAGGTGCTATGGGGGTTTATGCAGGCAAGGCGATAGCAGAAGATGAATATGCCTATGATATTACATTACGTTTGGCTAAAGAGTTATTGGCTCATGGTGCCGAAGTATACATCATTATACAAGACGAAAATGACGGAATTAGAGATGATTTCGTTCTTGAAATCGACCACGATGAGGTTGCATATATGGATAAAACAATACCGTTAAACCAATTGGCAAGATTAAAACAGCGGGTGGATATTGTCAATGATCTGTATAAAGAAAATAGAGGAAAATACCAACGATTGATTGTTACGCATGTAGATAGTAGAAGCGAAAATCAAAATATTGATGTATTCTTTTATCACCACGAGAAAAGTAAAAACGGAGAAAAACTAGCAGAAAGTATACATAAGACCTTCGGAGCTAAGTATAAAAAATATCAACCTAATAGAACGTATTCGGGTACTTTTGAAGATAGAACATCGCTGTATTTAGTAAAGAAAACGCATCCTGCGATGGCATATATTGAAATTGGGAATATTAGAAATAAAAAAGATCAGGTCAGAATTCTAGATCCAGACAATCGCCAGGCACTTGCCAAATGGATCAGTGAAGGGGTACTGTTAGATTTTGAAGGAGAATAA
- a CDS encoding TIGR04283 family arsenosugar biosynthesis glycosyltransferase, with protein sequence MSAHQPTISIIIPVLNEEKYIKDVLFAISTNAGSDRIKEILVVDGGSTDYTVENAIKHGASVVKSKKGRAAQMNLGATKATGDILYFLHVDSLPPKDFDNAILNEIDQGFEVGCFQMRFNSNSRFLKFFSWCTRINHQICRGGDQSLFITNKLFHQLNGFNEKFVIYEDNEFIRRVYKLKPFKIISSAVTTSARRYEERGEVRLQWHFGMIHLKYHLGAKPADLHQYYLKHIAA encoded by the coding sequence ATGAGTGCCCACCAGCCAACCATTAGTATTATTATACCGGTATTGAATGAAGAAAAGTACATTAAAGATGTACTTTTCGCTATTTCAACCAATGCAGGCTCTGACCGCATTAAAGAAATACTAGTGGTTGATGGCGGCAGCACAGATTACACTGTTGAAAACGCTATAAAACATGGTGCTTCTGTTGTTAAAAGCAAAAAAGGACGTGCTGCACAAATGAACCTCGGGGCGACAAAAGCTACTGGAGATATACTTTATTTCTTACATGTAGATTCTTTACCTCCGAAAGATTTTGACAATGCTATTCTAAATGAAATTGACCAAGGTTTTGAGGTGGGTTGTTTTCAAATGCGCTTTAACAGCAATAGCCGATTTTTAAAATTCTTCTCTTGGTGCACCCGTATTAATCATCAAATTTGTCGTGGTGGTGATCAGTCGCTGTTTATCACTAACAAACTTTTTCACCAACTCAATGGCTTCAATGAAAAATTTGTGATTTACGAAGACAATGAATTTATTCGACGTGTATATAAATTAAAACCTTTTAAGATTATTTCTTCTGCCGTAACTACTTCCGCAAGACGTTATGAAGAGCGAGGCGAAGTACGGTTACAATGGCATTTCGGAATGATTCATTTAAAATACCATTTAGGGGCAAAACCAGCTGACTTACATCAGTATTATTTAAAGCATATAGCGGCTTAA
- a CDS encoding purine-nucleoside phosphorylase: MMKDELLESVAYLKNKGFDKPEIGIVLGTGLGKLVNSVEDPIEAHYNHIPFFPLATVEFHTGKLVYGTISGKKVVVMQGRFHLYEGYDFLDITYPIRVMHMLGISKLFISNAAGAVNLDYKKGDMMLIEDHINLQGGSPLAFKGVSDFGERFADMSEPYDLDMRTKLMAIAKEHNITLKSGVYASVVGPQLETKAEYRMIKLIGADAVGMSTVPEVIVANHLSLPIVAVSVLTDECDPDNLKPVDISEIIAIAEKTEPKMVKLFQELIKQL, from the coding sequence ATGATGAAAGATGAACTTTTAGAATCTGTAGCATACCTTAAAAATAAAGGTTTTGATAAACCTGAAATAGGTATTGTTCTAGGTACAGGATTAGGTAAATTGGTCAATAGTGTTGAAGACCCTATTGAAGCTCATTACAATCACATTCCATTTTTTCCATTGGCAACAGTAGAATTTCATACTGGTAAATTGGTATACGGCACCATTTCTGGTAAGAAAGTAGTGGTAATGCAAGGTCGTTTTCACCTTTACGAAGGCTACGACTTTTTAGATATCACCTACCCTATTCGTGTAATGCACATGTTGGGCATTTCTAAATTATTTATTTCTAATGCAGCCGGTGCAGTAAACCTTGATTATAAAAAGGGCGACATGATGCTGATTGAAGATCACATTAACCTACAAGGTGGTTCTCCATTAGCATTTAAAGGTGTTAGTGATTTTGGCGAGCGTTTTGCCGATATGTCTGAGCCTTATGATTTAGATATGCGCACCAAACTAATGGCTATTGCTAAAGAGCATAACATTACATTAAAAAGCGGAGTTTATGCTTCTGTAGTCGGACCTCAACTAGAGACAAAGGCAGAATATAGAATGATCAAATTAATTGGTGCAGATGCTGTTGGTATGAGTACCGTACCAGAGGTTATCGTTGCCAATCATTTATCATTACCTATCGTTGCCGTTTCTGTTTTGACAGATGAATGTGACCCAGACAATTTAAAGCCTGTAGATATCAGTGAGATTATCGCTATTGCCGAAAAAACCGAACCTAAAATGGTAAAGTTATTTCAAGAATTAATCAAGCAATTGTAA
- a CDS encoding TIGR04282 family arsenosugar biosynthesis glycosyltransferase: MLQNNKAVRDEKVIDFTLANSNNLLLIFTRNPEIGKGKRRLAATVGDQAAFDIYKFLLDHTVAITKNLYAEKEVYYSEEIWENDIWDNQKFGKKIQVGEDLGVRMANAFQEGFQNEYQKIIIIGSDMLDLSQEDLEEAFKALEKNDFVVGPAEDGGYYLLGMKRFLPALFKNKTWGTETVLKDTLADLKNETTALLEIRNDIDYYEDIKDIDAFAPFLKHIKL; this comes from the coding sequence ATACTACAGAACAATAAAGCAGTACGAGACGAGAAAGTCATAGATTTTACCCTCGCAAACTCAAACAATCTTTTACTAATTTTCACTAGAAACCCTGAAATAGGCAAAGGAAAAAGACGCTTAGCCGCTACTGTTGGTGACCAAGCTGCATTTGATATTTATAAATTTTTATTGGACCACACCGTAGCGATCACCAAAAATTTATATGCTGAAAAAGAGGTGTATTATTCTGAAGAAATTTGGGAAAACGATATTTGGGACAATCAAAAATTCGGCAAAAAAATACAAGTAGGCGAAGATTTAGGTGTTCGTATGGCAAATGCCTTTCAAGAAGGGTTTCAAAACGAATATCAAAAAATTATTATCATCGGTAGTGATATGCTAGATCTTTCGCAAGAAGATTTAGAAGAAGCATTTAAAGCTTTAGAGAAAAACGATTTTGTGGTTGGTCCCGCAGAAGATGGTGGTTATTATTTATTGGGCATGAAGAGATTTTTACCTGCACTTTTTAAAAATAAAACATGGGGAACAGAAACCGTTTTGAAGGACACTTTAGCTGACCTAAAAAATGAAACTACTGCCCTTTTAGAAATAAGAAACGACATAGATTATTACGAGGATATAAAGGATATCGATGCCTTTGCACCCTTTTTAAAACATATAAAATTATGA
- a CDS encoding rhodanese-like domain-containing protein, which translates to MKILNYKLLLCVIAFLSFSKYSSGQDKISKALNSWNQGTIPYAYFDNIPETDSIVFLDTREKEEFEVSHLKNAIWVGYKKFDEKKVLATITDKSQPIIVYCSIGVRSEDIGEKLKKIGYTKILNLHGGIFEWKNKGGTVFNDKEVATDSVHAFSKHWGKLLQEGIKVY; encoded by the coding sequence ATGAAAATACTAAATTATAAGTTATTACTCTGTGTTATTGCCTTCCTTTCTTTTTCAAAATATAGCTCAGGCCAAGACAAAATTTCAAAGGCACTAAACTCTTGGAACCAAGGAACGATACCATATGCGTATTTTGATAATATACCAGAGACAGATTCTATCGTATTTTTAGATACTAGAGAAAAAGAAGAATTTGAAGTAAGCCACCTTAAGAATGCTATTTGGGTCGGATATAAAAAGTTCGATGAAAAAAAGGTGCTGGCAACTATTACTGATAAATCGCAACCCATAATCGTTTACTGCTCCATAGGTGTAAGATCAGAAGATATTGGTGAGAAGCTAAAAAAAATAGGATATACAAAAATTCTAAACTTGCATGGTGGTATTTTTGAATGGAAAAATAAAGGTGGAACCGTTTTTAACGACAAAGAAGTTGCAACCGATAGTGTTCATGCTTTTAGTAAACACTGGGGTAAGCTTTTACAAGAAGGAATTAAAGTATACTAA
- a CDS encoding glycoside hydrolase family 32 protein, translating into MVKTLQNKGLAVVVLLCVVFNFSCKQEVKQELIEEEEIPTGYYIEKYRPQYHFTPEEKWMNDPNGLVYKDSLYHLFYQYYPDSTVWGPMHWGHAVSKDMMIWKHKPVALFPDENGFIFSGSAVVDHNNTSGFGTKDNSAMVAIFTYHDMEGEQAGENDFQTQGIAYSLDNGDSWTKYENNPVIGNTGIKDFRDPKVFWNDKAELWTMLLVAGDYLQIWNSPNLKEWEKVSEFGKETGAHGGVWECPDLFPLKIEGTDEVKWVLLISINPGAPNGGSGTQYFIGDFDGTTFTTDQVEHKWIDLGRDNYAGVTYNDTPNDERVFIGWMSNWDYASETPTEKWRSAMTVPRELTLRKVGDEVSLFNYPVIGFEKHVALAYPESIIKILPTRKRIIPLKYGNQSKTKFTLSVPNAQIYFRNKNGDSLSINIDRDKKLVTLDRRKSGNVDFSDKFSPGVQQMKIPNLPDDPIEIVLLLDHSSLELFINGGQYVMTNQIFPNEFFRAITIVNNSEEELVIEDFTEHKVERVWD; encoded by the coding sequence ATGGTTAAAACTTTGCAAAATAAAGGTTTAGCAGTAGTTGTATTACTGTGTGTTGTTTTCAATTTCAGTTGTAAACAAGAAGTAAAGCAAGAGTTGATTGAAGAAGAAGAGATCCCGACTGGGTATTATATTGAAAAATATAGACCGCAATATCATTTTACACCAGAAGAGAAATGGATGAATGATCCTAACGGATTGGTTTATAAAGATAGTTTGTATCACCTTTTTTATCAATATTATCCAGATAGTACGGTTTGGGGACCCATGCATTGGGGGCATGCGGTTAGTAAAGATATGATGATTTGGAAGCATAAACCAGTTGCTTTATTCCCAGATGAAAACGGGTTCATATTTTCTGGTAGTGCTGTGGTAGATCATAACAATACTTCGGGCTTTGGTACAAAAGATAATTCCGCCATGGTGGCAATTTTCACCTATCATGATATGGAAGGTGAACAAGCTGGGGAAAATGATTTTCAAACACAAGGTATTGCCTATAGCTTAGATAATGGAGATAGTTGGACGAAGTATGAGAATAACCCTGTAATTGGCAATACGGGAATTAAAGATTTTAGAGATCCAAAGGTATTTTGGAATGATAAAGCTGAGCTTTGGACCATGCTTTTAGTCGCTGGTGATTACTTACAAATATGGAATTCACCCAATTTAAAGGAATGGGAAAAAGTTAGTGAGTTCGGTAAAGAAACCGGTGCGCATGGTGGTGTATGGGAATGCCCAGATTTGTTTCCATTAAAAATAGAAGGTACCGATGAGGTAAAATGGGTGCTTTTGATTAGCATAAACCCTGGTGCGCCAAATGGCGGTAGTGGCACGCAATATTTTATAGGAGATTTTGATGGTACAACATTTACAACAGACCAAGTAGAGCATAAATGGATTGATTTAGGTAGAGATAATTACGCAGGTGTAACTTATAACGACACGCCAAATGATGAACGCGTATTTATTGGTTGGATGAGTAATTGGGATTATGCTAGTGAAACACCTACTGAAAAATGGCGTAGTGCGATGACAGTACCAAGAGAATTGACTTTGCGTAAGGTTGGTGACGAAGTATCGTTATTTAATTATCCGGTAATAGGTTTTGAAAAGCATGTTGCTTTGGCATACCCAGAAAGTATAATAAAGATTCTGCCTACTAGAAAAAGAATTATTCCGCTGAAGTACGGCAACCAAAGCAAGACGAAATTTACGTTGTCCGTTCCAAATGCTCAGATTTATTTTAGGAATAAAAACGGAGATAGCCTAAGCATTAATATTGATAGGGATAAAAAGTTGGTCACGCTAGATCGAAGAAAATCGGGCAATGTTGATTTTAGCGATAAATTTTCGCCGGGAGTTCAGCAAATGAAAATTCCGAATTTACCAGATGATCCAATTGAAATAGTATTGCTTCTAGATCATTCTTCGTTAGAACTTTTTATCAATGGCGGTCAATATGTAATGACCAATCAAATCTTTCCTAATGAGTTTTTTAGGGCGATTACCATAGTGAATAATTCAGAAGAAGAGTTAGTTATAGAAGACTTTACAGAGCATAAAGTAGAGCGTGTTTGGGACTAG